GATATGAAGAAGCCGATGTACGCGAAGATCAGGAATTGACATTGATGTAACCTGATGTAAGACTTTGTCATCTGCAATTATTGAAAATCACGATCGTGACGGAGGAAGTATGAGGGATGGGTCTGATTCGATTCTAACGGAGCAGGACGAACAGAGAACGTCGGCACCGAGAATTAAAAGGATTGCCCCGGAAATGCGGCGGCGCAGAATAGTATTTCCGAACGGAATTGTCTGGTATAAGAGAGTTCTTCGGAGGCTCAAAGACGATTCGCAATTTCTCCGCTCGTCGGTGCAGCTTGCATTTGCGCTGCTCTGCCTCTGGATCGGAATTGAATTTTATCTCTTCATGAAGTGGGGGTTGTCGGGGGGAAGCGAAACGTATGTTTCCAGGCCGTCGGGGGTCGAGGGTTTCCTGCCGATCAGCGCGCTGATCAGCCTTAAGTACTGGTTGGACACATCCATCGTGAATACAATCCATCCGTCCGCCCTCTTCATACTTCTGGCAATTGTCAGCGTCAGCATTGTCATGAAGAAATCATTCTGCAGCTGGCTCTGTCCCGTTGGCACGCTGAGCGAATCGCTCTGGCTTCTCGGCGAGAAGCTCTTCGGGAAGAATATTTCTCTGCCGCGATGGATCGACTATCCGCTGCGTTCACTGAAATACCTGCTTCTACTGTTTTTCCTTTGGGCGGTTTCGGGAATGGATGTTCCCGCGCTCAACTCCTTCATCAACAGCCCCTATAACCGGATGGCCGATGTGAAGATGTATTTGTTCTTTGCTCATCTCTCGACCTTTGCGCTATGGACAATGATCACGTTCATGGTCTTGTCCGTCGTCGTCAAGAATTTTTGGTGCAGGTTCCTCTGCCCGTATGGGGCGCTGCTCGGGATTCTAAGCTGGCTCAGTCCGCTGAAGATCACTCGCGAAGCCTCGTCCTGTGTCGACTGCGAATTGTGCACGAAGGTTTGCCCTTCCAATATTCTCGTCCACAAGGCGGGAAGGGTCTGGAGCGACGAATGCACGAGCTGCATGCGGTGTGTCGAAGTATGTCCCGTGAAGGAGACGCTTCTTCTGCGGACGAGTATCACGAAGAAAACCCCCGCTGCCTGGGTCTACGGAATTCTTGTCGCCGGGATCTTTGTTGCCGTGACCGGCCTCGCTATCCTGAGCGATCATTGGACAAACACAATTTCGTCGCAGGAATATTTGCACCGGTTTCAAGAGATCGAATCGCCGCTGTATCAACACTAAGCAAGAGGCATGATGAGTCCGGCAATAAACGCACCGCAGCCGCGATCCGAAGAATGGGTAAAGTTCTGCTATGCGCTGGCGGCCGATTATGACGCGATGGCCATCGTTGAGACGAGGTCTATTCATAGGATACCGTTTTTCAAGCGTGGCGCGCAGGCTCGCCGCAACAAGGAAATGGAGAAGCTAAAGGATAGGAGATGTTCCGCAGCAAAATTCCTACGCTGGTGATAACCAAAGAGCACGGCTCTTGGGCCGTGCTCCTGGTGCCGATGCTCGTCAGCATTTGCGTTGTGCGCCGATGGTCGGTCGATGTTTGTTTCGCCGTGTTGGCCGCGCTCGGCGTCTTTTTGAGCTATGTCCCCGCACAACTCTTGCTCCGGCACCATTCCGGCCACGCTCAGAAGGATGAAAAACTGCACCAGGCGAGATTCTGGATCGCAGTCTATATAATGACAACCGGAGTGTTCACCGCCCCGCTGCTGCTGAAAGGGGACGATCTTCTCCTCGCAATTGGGGCGGCGGGAACAATATTGTTTCTGGGCAATTTCTTTCTCGTGAAACAGTACTCGAGAACGATCGCAACGGATTTGATCGCAGTGGCGGGGCTTACGCTGAGCGGGCCGAGTGTCTATTATGTTCTGACAGGGACTATCGACAAAACAGCGCTTTCATTGTACGGGTTGAATTTGCTTTTCTTTGGCAGCAGCGTCTTTTACGTGCATATGAAGATTCATGCTTCGGCATCAAAAAGGCCGGAGATGACGTGGGGTGAGAAATTATCCCTGGGGAAGGCAAATCTCGCATATCATGCGTCGGTCATAGCGGTTGCGGCGGCTTTTGTTGTTCTGCACTTTACCCCCGCGGTCGCCTTGGCGGCGTTTCTTCCGATGCTTGTGCATGCTGTTTATGGAACTCTGAATCTTACGGCAAAAGTCAATTTTAAGAGGATCGGCCTGCTTCTCCTCGGACAATCAATCCTCTTCGCTCTTCTGGTGTCGTTTTCATTTCGGAAGTAAGCCGGGGCCCCCGCTTCTGCGCAGCGGCGCCAAATATTTTGGCACGCCGTTGTTACGTACTTAATACGTCCCATCCCCGTTTATTAATTCTCCGGTAAATAGTAGCGCCCAAAATCATTCCTGCGGCGAGGAGCGTGATGCCCAGCGGGACGCTGCCAAGAATGATTTTTCCCGTGCCAAAAAGAAACGCGTAGATCATGACGACACCGCTTATCCAGTTCAGGAAATTGAAAACGCCGTCGTGCTGCGGAACGATGTCCGCGGCTTCGGCGGCGATTGGTTTCCACAGTGTCGCGTTGGGACGGACGCGGCGGTAAAAGGCCAGC
The Bacteroidota bacterium genome window above contains:
- a CDS encoding YwiC-like family protein, with the protein product MFRSKIPTLVITKEHGSWAVLLVPMLVSICVVRRWSVDVCFAVLAALGVFLSYVPAQLLLRHHSGHAQKDEKLHQARFWIAVYIMTTGVFTAPLLLKGDDLLLAIGAAGTILFLGNFFLVKQYSRTIATDLIAVAGLTLSGPSVYYVLTGTIDKTALSLYGLNLLFFGSSVFYVHMKIHASASKRPEMTWGEKLSLGKANLAYHASVIAVAAAFVVLHFTPAVALAAFLPMLVHAVYGTLNLTAKVNFKRIGLLLLGQSILFALLVSFSFRK
- a CDS encoding 4Fe-4S binding protein, which translates into the protein MRDGSDSILTEQDEQRTSAPRIKRIAPEMRRRRIVFPNGIVWYKRVLRRLKDDSQFLRSSVQLAFALLCLWIGIEFYLFMKWGLSGGSETYVSRPSGVEGFLPISALISLKYWLDTSIVNTIHPSALFILLAIVSVSIVMKKSFCSWLCPVGTLSESLWLLGEKLFGKNISLPRWIDYPLRSLKYLLLLFFLWAVSGMDVPALNSFINSPYNRMADVKMYLFFAHLSTFALWTMITFMVLSVVVKNFWCRFLCPYGALLGILSWLSPLKITREASSCVDCELCTKVCPSNILVHKAGRVWSDECTSCMRCVEVCPVKETLLLRTSITKKTPAAWVYGILVAGIFVAVTGLAILSDHWTNTISSQEYLHRFQEIESPLYQH